From Magnolia sinica isolate HGM2019 chromosome 13, MsV1, whole genome shotgun sequence, one genomic window encodes:
- the LOC131224270 gene encoding cation/H(+) antiporter 15-like produces MISSNGIWRGEDPLSYSLPLFVLQLSLIIIVTRTLVFLLKPLRQPRVVSEILGGLILGPSVMGKNSHFSKTVFPLHSIAVLETMANLGLLYFLFLVGVEMDINVIRRTGRKAMVIAISGMALPFLIGSVTSYFLRNSISTSVNQTSFLLFLGVALSVTAFPVLARILAELKLLNTELGRIAMSSAIINDLCAWILLALAIALTDNSEYNFASLWIVLCGTAYILFCIFIVRPAIGWVIKQTPEGEAIKELHVCIILTGVLISGFITDAIGIHAIFGAFVFGLVIPSGPLGVLLIEKLEDFVSGLLLPLFFAISGLRANLSTVTNRDTTIVLVVIIVIACICKVVATLIVALFYGMPLREGFSLGMLMNTKGLIEMIVLNVGRDQKVLDEPAFAIMVMTAVVMTGMITPVVTSVYRPARRFIAYKRRTIQRSKADAELRLLACIHSPRSVPTIINLLEASRPTKRSPIFVYALHLVELTGRASAMLIVHSTRKNGRPPINRTQAHSDHIVSAFENYEMRSSGVAVQPLTAISPYSTMHEDICDVAEDKRVALIILPFHKQQTVDGGMEAANPAAQTVNQNVLANAPCSVGILVDRGLGGATHVPASHVQHHVGVLFFGGPDDREALAYAWRMAEHPGVTLTVIRFIVGDNPVDPAVLGGKSNEDGRLSVITDNEREKQLDDDYINQFRLKHVSNESVVYTEKVTNNAEETVAAIRNMSTNHDLYIVGRGQGMVSPLTAGMMEWSECPELGAIGDFLASADFALTVSVLVMQQYVGTTSTDGLGTPDSPGKQVEQYLGGNNDNRRHRASQALYQPQPRGNAAAGMDA; encoded by the exons ATGATTTCGTCAAATGGCATATGGCGAGGAGAGGACCCTTTGTCTTACTCCCTCCCTCTCTTCGTCTTGCAACTCTCCCTCATCATCATCGTCACTCGCACCCTGGTCTTCCTCTTGAAGCCCCTCCGCCAGCCCCGGGTCGTCTCCGAGATCTTG GGTGGCCTGATTTTGGGTCCGTCGGTGATGGGGAAGAACTCACACTTCAGTAAAACGGTCTTCCCCTTACATAGCATTGCAGTGCTGGAGACGATGGCAAATTTGGGTCTGCTCTACTTTCTCTTCCTTGTAGGAGTTGAGATGGACATAAACGTGATACGAAGAACAGGACGTAAGGCAATGGTAATCGCCATATCAGGCATGGCTCTTCCTTTCCTCATCGGCTCTGTCACATCATACTTCCTCAGGAATTCCATAAGCACGAGCGTTAACCAGACAAGCTTCCTCCTCTTCCTCGGCGTCGCTCTCTCCGTCACCGCTTTCCCTGTTCTAGCTCGCATCCTTGCAGAACTCAAGCTCCTCAACACTGAACTTGGAAGGATTGCAATGTCGTCCGCCATCATCAATGACTTATGTGCATGGATCTTGCTTGCACTAGCCATTGCCCTCACAGACAACAGTGAATATAATTTTGCATCTCTTTGGATCGTCCTCTGTGGGACCGCCTACATTTTATTCTGCATTTTTATCGTTCGACCTGCCATTGGATGGGTCATCAAGCAGACTCCAGAAGGAGAAGCTATCAAAGAATTACACGTCTGCATCATTCTCACTGGCGTGTTGATAAGCGGATTCATAACTGATGCAATCGGTATACATGCTATCTTCGGTGCATTTGTATTTGGCCTAGTAATTCCAAGCGGCCCTTTGGGAGTTTTGTTGATCGAAAAGTTGGAGGATTTCGTTTCCGGGTTGCTGCTGCCTCTCTTTTTTGCAATCAGCGGCCTCAGGGCTAACTTGAGCACGGTAACAAACCGAGATACAACGATCGTCCTGGTGGTGATCATCGTCATCGCATGTATCTGCAAGGTGGTCGCCACCCTCATTGTCGCCCTCTTCTATGGAATGCCTCTCCGTGAAGGGTTTTCGCTCGGGATGCTCATGAACACCAAAGGGCTTATTGAAATGATCGTCCTCAACGTCGGCAGGGATCAAAAg GTCCTTGATGAGCCGGCATTTGCAATCATGGTCATGACGGCAGTGGTAATGACGGGGATGATCACGCCGGTGGTGACCTCCGTCTACCGGCCCGCAAGGCGATTCATAGCGTATAAGCGCCGGACGATCCAAAGGTCAAAGGCAGACGCTGAGCTACGATTGCTAGCCTGCATCCACAGCCCCCGCAGTGTCCCCACCATCATTAACCTCCTTGAAGCGTCAAGACCCACCAAGAGGTCGCCGATTTTCGTCTACGCACTCCACCTTGTTGAACTAACAGGCCGCGCCTCAGCGATGCTGATCGTCCACAGCACAAGAAAGAACGGTCGACCCCCAATCAACCGAACCCAGGCTCATTCAGACCACATCGTCAGCGCCTTTGAGAACTACGAGATGCGCTCTAGTGGGGTGGCAGTGCAACCGCTCACAGCTATATCGCCCTACTCGACCATGCACGAGGACATATGCGACGTGGCCGAGGACAAGCGAGTCGCTCTTATCATCCTTCCCTTCCACAAGCAACAGACAGTAGATGGCGGAATGGAAGCAGCTAACCCTGCCGCCCAGACCGTTAACCAGAACGTCCTAGCAAATGCTCCATGCTCGGTAGGGATCCTCGTCGACCGCGGCCTCGGTGGGGCCACCCACGTCCCAGCCAGCCACGTGCAGCACCATGTAGGGGTCCTCTTCTTTGGTGGGCCCGACGATCGTGAAGCCCTAGCGTACGCATGGCGGATGGCCGAGCACCCAGGTGTAACCCTCACTGTAATTCGTTTCATTGTAGGAGATAACCCAGTGGACCCCGCCGTGCTGGGTGGCAAGTCCAATGAAGACGGGAGACTTTCAGTAATCACCGATAACGAGAGGGAGAAGCAGCTCGATGATGACTACATCAACCAGTTTCGGTTGAAGCACGTGAGTAACGAGTCGGTGGTGTACACGGAGAAGGTGACGAACAATGCAGAGGAGACGGTGGCGGCAATACGGAATATGTCTACAAACCATGATCTGTATATAGTAGGCCGTGGGCAGGGAATGGTGTCGCCTTTAACAGCGGGAATGATGGAATGGAGTGAGTGTCCAGAGCTGGGGGCGATAGGGGATTTCCTGGCGTCGGCGGATTTTGCATTGACTGTGTCTGTGCTGGTTATGCAGCAGTACGTGGGTACAACGTCGACAGATGGGCTGGGAACGCCGGATAGTCCGGGCAAGCAAGTGGAACAGTACCTCGGTGGGAATAATGATAATAGGCGGCACCGGGCATCTCAGGCGTTGTACCAGCCGCAGCCGCGGGGTAATGCGGCGGCTGGGATGGATGCTTGA